The following nucleotide sequence is from Triticum dicoccoides isolate Atlit2015 ecotype Zavitan chromosome 7B, WEW_v2.0, whole genome shotgun sequence.
caagacgctatgtcttgaagaggatgggttttgaagaccatgaaagtatggaaacaaagaaaattcacctaaggacccatcatggtgtagattttgaagtaaagttgtacaattctgagagtgtaacccattttggttgtaaaaattgggaagcactttgcaagatgtatggttttgatgagggtatataTGCTTCCCACTCTTTATAACATCGTGCAACATTAGGAGGATTACGTAGGCACAGTATTTCAAACGACTCCCTTGAACATTCAGTTCAGACGTGTGTTAGTTGGTGAGCGACGGACTGCCTGGATGCATTTGGTCCGGCGATTGATAGATGTTCAATTATCCGACCTACCTAATTCGATACAATGGAAGTTAGCTACAAATGGGATGTTTACGGTGAAATCTTTCTATATGGATTTGATTAATTCTGGCCCAATCTCGAAATTGTTACATATTTGAAAGGTTAAGGTTCCCTTGCGTattaaaatctttatgtggttCGTCCACAAGCAAGTAATCCTCATCAAAGATAACTTACTTAAGAGGCGGTGGGTAGGTAGTTCccgttgttgtttttgtgatcatgatgaaacaatacaacacttaTTCATAGAGTGCTCACTAGCTAAACTGCTTTGAAGAACGATTCATATagtctttaacattactcctccggttGACATTGAATCATTGTTTGAaacgtggttagctggggttgatTAGATTACCGCGGCTCATATTCAGATTGAAATATGTGCGCTCTTGTGGGCTATATGAAATTGCAGGAATGGCATGATTTTTAATGGATAACATactttaactttcttgcaggtcatcttcagagcgtCCGCATGGATCCATACgtagtccttactcactcctacggaCTCCAGGAAGCTTTTGGTTACTGGGTAcaaccaatgggagatggtagcgcgggctatactcaaccggttcggatggcggtTGCATAACAGGATCGGAGTCTAGGGAGCTTGTGCTTTGCATTGTCATACCGATTGGGATTTTGAgcatgtaattttatttttatttttcgcttCGCTTGCGAGCTGTAATACTTATTTGTTTCTGTGCTACTTCAAGACTTTTTAATAAAATGACTGCATGCATAGTCGTGATGCAGAGCCAGGGGCAtatgcctccatttccaaaaaaatgagatgcttgtactgCAGAGAAGCGTCTCGCAGCTATTGCTTGCGTCACACGGGCACAACTCTTGGTTGATGATGGTTGAAGTGAACACGTCAGAAGCATCTTCGTGATGCAAcaacctcagagtggaggcaaagaTGGCGTTGGATATATGAATATGTATAATTGAAGCAGGAAGTTGTTGCGGCCTACTAAGCCTCAGCGGATTGAATTTCTTTGGAAAGATATTTGGATATATTTTTTTCTAAAGTCGAAGGGAACTGGATCTGGGTCTTTGGCAGAATATCAAATTCAAACGCAATTCACTCAGTAGCCTTTGGCCATTTCCTAATACCTAAATCTCACGGGTTAGCAGGTGAGTCCCATCCTAATGAATGACACGTGACATTCATAAAtcaggtctcatataatttttttcccttTCAGTCTAGATTTTTTGTGCCTTTCTTGATGTTTGCGGAAGTATATTTATCTATATACCCTCTGTATGCTGGCCAATGTCCGTTGGCATTCCCTCGCGCATTATACCACAATAAAGAATCAAGTTCCATTGTGCACTAGCAGTGCATATAGCCAAGTATATATTCTAAGTTACTGATATTTCTCCCAGCGGCGTATCTTTCCTTCTTTATGGGAGTGAATTGCGGAAAACCACCATATTGAGTCCTCGGTTTGCAAAAAAACGCCAGTCTACGAATTTCCAGCAGAAACCATTAGTTCTCGGCCTAATCTTTTGTAAAGAACATTAGGTGGCTTATTTGGTCCATTTGATGATGATTATGACAGATGGAGCTCACCATTTGCTGATGTGGCCTAACCTCCACCCCTCCTAGGAAATGTTTTCCCTAGAAAAACTCCCCTCTCCCGGTGCGACACCGCCCTCCAAGTGCCGCCACCTCCCACCCGGCTACAACCCCGGCGCGCAGCTCCGGCACAAGCGTAGCAAGCAGCGGCGGCACGCAGCTCGGGCACGACCCCGGTCTCCAAGCGGATCAGGCATCTGTGGCAACACACAGCTTGGGCGCAAGCGGCGGCGCTCTTGACCCCGCCCTCCCAGCGGAgcaagcagcggcggcggcgacgcacagCTCGGGCGCAAGCGGCGGCGCGCTTGACCCCGCCCTCCCAGCCAAGCAAGAAGTAGCGGCGACGCACTAGACCCCGACCTCCCAGCGGAGCAAAGCAGCGGCGCCGCGCCGCTCAGGCGCAAGCAGCGGTGGCGGCATGCAAGCAGCGACCTCAACGGTGAGCACATGGTGGCCGATGGCACCAAAGAGCATGACCGAGCCCCCACTGTCATGGCCCCTAGTCGTCGGCGACCCCATTCCAGCAGCACCGCCGTGGGCATGAGTCAGCCACCGCCTCCTCGTCTGGTTCTCATCTCACCATTGCCAGATGTGTATGCGGCAGCATCGGCCGAAGGCGACGAGCCGCCCTCTTCCCCCTCTTCTGCTGCAGTTCTGCGCATAGTCTGAAGCTGATTGTGTTTTGGACTTTTGCCCAAAGGGTGTCTATGCAAAAATAGCAGGGACTATTTGGTAAATTTGTATCACACCTTGTCATCACATGCAAGCCCCACATGTCAGTATCGAGGTTAAAATGACTATCGACCGATCAGTGTTTTCTCCAAAAGATTAAGTCGAGAATTAGTGTTTTCTGGTAGAAATTCGTAAATCGGTGTTTTCTACAAACCTAGGCGTCAATGTGGTGGTTTTATGCAATTCACTCTTGCACGTTTTCTAGTCACAAGGAGAACCGTTTCGTGAAACCTTCGCATCAGAGTTCAAGTCTCGACGGCTTTACTTAGATGTTCGCATTTTGCTGGAATTATTTCAGGATTTAAGAGTGCTATTCTTTCAGTGGTAGGTGACGTAAGCGCCTATGATGACTTCGTCACTCACTCCCACGATCTGCCTGTCTAGCAGAGTCTCTCAGAGATGCTCAACCAATCTTTATGAAACCTTGTGGTTATTATTTGCGTGTAATCCATGTAGCTCACACGACACAAGTGTAAAGAATTCCCCCGGCAATGGATGGATAGACTAGAATATATCTCAATGACGACTATGACCGAATACGAATAATAGAGCATCAAGACCTGAACCGGCTAGTAAACGGAAGAATCCGGATCAGCTCGATCTTGTCGGAATATGGCATTAGTAATATAAGGCCCGGATGCATGACTATCGTTTCGGTGGTGCCACTAGACTATCTAGCGCATTATCGGTTCATGGCAGCTGAATCGCGGATCTGGCATAGTGGCATGCCAGTTGTTGAGCTGATAGAGCCTAACCAACTGAGCTGTTGCTCAGTTCGGCCGAGATCAGCAAATTAATCAAAACCTATCCATCCACAGAGGGCAAATCGCAACAACCTGTGGTTAAGTTACCTGTATCCAACCCGGGTTCTCAAGCCTGCGAACttagtacggtaatttatttatccGTAGACTTATTCCGAGACTAAACAACACTAATTTTACAGTGAGGCGGGTCATAATGAGAGTATCATAGGTAATATCATACATGCCAACTAGACAATTTGATAAAATGgcttagaattaaatgaagaaagagagggttgactATCATAtcgtgataccgtatcataataaataatatgatactatgtgtcatgcatgataaCAGATAAACTTATCTATGATACTAATATAAGATACTATGCATTACAGAGCTAGTATTACACactaatatcatatgcatgatactatttccctccgtctcaaaattcttctcttagatttgtctaaatatgaatgtatcaagtcacgttttagtattagatatatCTGTATCTAGAGAAatctaagacaaaaattttgggacggagggagtaacttatAATACCCACTACAGATAGCCTGATAGACCATGCAGCCATCGCCAACGAGATGATGTCACCGCCCCGTAATAAACCATCATTGCCAAGTCCAAACCATGCGTCACAGCTTGTTTTGAGAATCCGCAGTGGACAAGCACAGTTATCACCGTTTTTGGGCTAAATTAGCAATGATAATGGTAGTACTccttccatttttgtatacaaggccacaaacccatattacaggtaccaaggtaaaaattaATAGCTACTTAAACCAATGTTGCAAACTAGTCTTTTCTCCTTGCTTGACGTGTTAATTAATGTGCATTTATCTCTCCAACGCACAATAAGACAACTCTCTCACTCCTTGTTGGTTGATTAATACGGTGCATTCAAATCAAtcttctcactcccgcatgcatgcatgaGGTATTAATGtctttggttgctagtacgaggcaaacctcaTCAATTTTACATCGATTTGTGTTAGTGACCTTGTAtaactgcaaattgtaattttgatagtggccttgtatacaaaaatggagggagtactttaatTACGGACTAAATCTCTAGAAATCTAGTAAAAGAATATTGCTACAATTAAAACTGAGAGCAAGGTATCTTGCTTATAGTAGTTGTATCATGTCCATCGTAAAAAGAACTATAGTGATTTTGGTGAAGAGTGCCCGCAACAACGGAGAGAAGCGAAGCTCAGGTCTCTGATCAGCAGCTTTACGGACCTTCGAAGTAGATTGACTGAAGCAAAACCATTGTTGTTGAAAGAATCAGAACGGGCAACGTGTCCCAGGACACACCATCGAACTCAAGAGCTGACACCCCGCACGACTACGACTTCAGAGAAGGAAACCAGAACTGTCAGACTCCAACTACCAACCCTACACAGGCTGCACCTTCTTCCAGCTGCCACCTACGTAGACAACCGTCTGCGTGTACTCTCGGATGACAAAACCTTCCTGCTCCAACGTGCCATCGAAGACAACGCCGCAACAACGGGGGCAGGGCAGAAGGAGAGACACACATGGAGGAGTCGCCGCTGCCGCCTTGCTGACACCATCCATGAACATGAATGCCGCTGATCTGAAGGATCAGCAACACACACTGCCATCAACTCCGAAATGCCGCCGGTGTGGGAGTGAAGCTGAGGCAGATTTATTCGTCCGGGTATCGTTCCCACCACCTCAAAGGTGCACCACGACCTGCAAAACTAAGCCCTAACTACAGAGCGGAGGAACGGGGTGCCCCCTCGCTCCTGCTGTTGGAGCAGCGGTCGGAGGGAGAGGGAACCAGCCATGACAGGTGTAGTTGATAGGAGGTAAGAGGGTCGCCTCCGTAGTTGCCTTCAtgtggcggcggctaggttagggagTACGAATCTGCTGTTTCGCACCTTCTCCCAGTATCTAGTTGTGCATGCTTTAGTATTTATAAGGCTGAGTATATGTGCGTATAGTATATATGAGTTTCTGTCCATATCGGGTTTGTTTAGAGAGTAAGGTGATCTCGCCCAAGGAGTCACGGCATAAACACTGGCTTCTTGGCCTATAAATAGCTGGGCAGTCCGTCTTCCATGGCACAACAGCTTCTGCTTCCCCGGAAGAAAGAAAGaagctctcttctctccatcgataCAACAAGGTACCACAGGCTTATTTCGATCTTCATTCGCTCATTCCATGGCTTTTCCGATGCATGTGCATGCATGGTGACTGTTTGTTTAAGTAAATTGAAGATAATGATTACTATTATTGTATTTTATTGTAATATTGTGCATGGGTAATCAGTTTATATATTTGCATACACATACGTATGTAAATATGTGTTGTTCTACGTATAAGCGGCGTACCATTGCACGTTGATTAGTGATCATGTTGCTTCATTCTACTGCATGTAGTTGTGCGCGGATCGCGATGTAGTCCACGTAGGTACGcggtatacacacacacacacactatatatatatatatatatatattaaaaaataataTTGCCTCCATCTAATTTGGTCACAGATCGAGATGATGCCTGCAATGGGAAAGGATATACACTTCGGATCATCAATTGGTGGCGCTGGTGGCACGAACACTGCTAATGGTGGTAATGGTGGCAATATTGGTGCTCCTGCCTCGCGGGCCGACTCTTGCGCCAAGCCGCAGCAGGAGCTACCATCTCTGACACATCAGTATGCGGAACAATACGTGTATGCATACCCAGCACCACCGGCATACGGCGGCCCTCCAAAGCCCCCGCCGGCGTATCGCTATGGCTATGGGTATGGTGGAGGTGGTTCTGGTGGGTACGGCTACGGCTACGGCTACCCCGAGCCCGATGGTATTTGGGATGAACCTGCTGGGGCATACGGCGGCGGCAGATACCACCCACCACAGCCGCCGTATTATCATGGCGGCGGTCGTGGTGGGTACCCTTCTCCTCAGTTTGGTCGTGGAGCTGGTGCTGGTAGCTATAGCTActacggcggtggcggtggcggtgggggCGGATATCCTCCCAGTTCATTTCCGACTGCAGGTACGATAGATACTTATGATGCATGTAGCAGCTCGACACACACTACTCATACCACTTACTCAGTTGTTATGCTGATTCATGGATCGattcagggggaggaggaggcggcggcggtcaTGGGGTCAGCAACGCCTACGGAGGGCCGCCGCAGCAGAAGCCGCACGTGAGCGCGGGGTGGCTAGCCGCCGGAGCTGCTACCGCCTATGGAGCGTACCAGCACCACATGCGCAAACATCACGGAGGAGGAGGACATGGGTACAGGCATGGGCACGGAGGATACGACGACGGTTGTACTTGTGGCGGCGATGGTTACGGTTATGGCTGCCGTGGCTGTGCCCCCCATATGCATATGCATGGCGAGTTCGAGCACGAAGAGCACACCAATATCAAGTACTCTGCTCATCATGACGGCAAGTGCAATGACGCCGTGAAAAAAAAGTGCAATGACGCCGCCAGCAGCCCGCCCGTTACAGTATTGGATAAATGAGCCAGCCAGCCAATCAGCGAGGTTCAACATGAACGGACTCCAAGCTCATCACTGTACGGTATGTACACTCCTCGATGAGCCTTGATCATCAGATCAGATGGATTCCTTATATTGAATAACTCATCCGTCCTGTACGTCCTAAACATTACAGATATACTTCTGTTAGGGAATAAAACTATATATAGTATATGTAAGCCAGGAGGCTGGCAAACGGTGCTCTAGCGGTTTGTGTACGAGCGCTATATGTGTGCAACCTAGTGTGTTGAGAAACCTATGTATGTAGAGTATCTGTGCCCAGCGAGCCATCACATGGTTGTCATGCTAATAAGCACATGGAACTGAATGAGACCTTATACtgattggtgtgtgtgtgtgtgtgtgtgcaacctAGTGTGTTGATTCTACATATCTATCTATGTCCACAGAATAATTGTCTCAAGATATTCCTTATTTCTGTTTGGGAAATCAATCCAAAGGCACCTTTccgggaaggcatctcctcttacgTTCATTTGCTTTAGTGATTTGTGCGCTGGGGGCCATAGTTTGTGTTGTTTATTGCGATGCATGCTCAATTTTACCTCGGAAAATCAAAACCAAAGGCACCTTCGTAGGAAGGCATCTCATTCTGTCGTTCAATTGATTTTATTTGGCATTGATGCTACGCGCCTGAGTGCTAACTGATACGTATGACATTACGCACTACAACCACAGAAAAGGTCTTTAGTGACGGTTATTTTTCCACATTAAAGATGGCGACTAGACCCGTTATTAAATTATTAATGTCACTAATGCTAGGCCATTAGTGATACGTTTCGGACTCATCCCTAAAGCAATGATGATGGAGAATCAAAAACCCGCCAATAATTCCCATGTGACGGGGAATCAAAAACCCGTCACTAAGatgttaccgaaaaaggctttacgccccgttttatatataaagcaaccacCGCCGGCAACAAAGTCACGAACGGAGTacgaaaggaaaaacaaaaaacacacgCGAAAGAGTGCAAAGTTAATGCTGCGGGCACAGCTCGATAAGCTCTAAAAAGGAAAACAAAGGCCAACGCAGGCCAAGACGCCAGGCCAAAGAGGGGCCTAATCTGGTTCCAGCAGCGGGGGCAGGAGAGGCGGTCCCAAGCAACGAGCCAACGAGCGAAGATCTGCAATCATGGAGTCGATGTGGCGAGCTCCTGTCCTCGGCTAAACGGCTTCCATAGCTACAGAAAACCACTTAGTTTGTAGATGGTATCATAAGAGCATTGAGTGGAGTGTGCTCACTAACAAGCTTGTTGTGGACTATCCACAGAGTCCACAATAGCGCTCCAACGCCAAGCCACCTAATGCGGCGATGGCCGGTAGAGCAAGCTTGAATCTCGTCAAAGAGTTCCCTGAAGTTCAAGTGGCACCACCCGCCACAAACTACTTCCCGGAAACAACTCCAAAGGAAACAAGCTGTTACACAAGAGAAGATGTGATTCGACCCTTCCTCTACATCGCAAAGAGGGCATTGGCCATTCCCCGGGCCATGCGTTTGAGCACCTCCTCCCCTGAAGGAACCCTCCCGTGAATCCATTGCTAGAAGGAAATCCTAATCTTAAGTGGAGAAAGAGATCATGTCTATCCTTAACTTGGAGGACACAACATGGCTTCATAGATCTCCCGTCGCTACGCGGCTTCACTAGTCTGGCCCATATTCAATGGGCCGACGCcctaaggaccccttagtccatgactccctcagtagcccccggacTAGCCTCCAACGCCAAGGCTTGTGTCCGGCATCTGCTAACCTAATAGCGTTCGGCTTGCGAGGCGAGTTCTCTGATTCGCTTCATTCATGTTTGGTGCCAAGGGATGTCCGGAATCTGAAATGGCAATTTTCCTTAGCaacgaaggaaaaaataaaaatccGTTCAAGTGTAAACAATGCCTTTGCCTGGCAACCTTTCCTCTTTCAACAAAGTGTCACGTCCGGTCAGAACGCCAAGCGGTTATGGTTTCTTAAACCGCGGCTCAAGGCCGATGCCATGTCCGGCACGTCTCATCAAGGTGGAGATCATGCCCCGTCTTTCAGGGGATATGATCAATGATTTCGATTCCCCTCCCCGCACATAACGTTGTGAGCGTATCGGGAAGTGGAGAAGCCAATGGCTGGAAAAAAGGAGCCCCTGGCTTGTCAACAACCTATAAAGGGGGAGCTACAACAGTCATCATCCCACGCCTTCTTCCACCTTCCGCTCACGCAGATCCTTGGAGCTCTAGTGCCCCTTTTCTCCGCTTCCACAGCAAATACCATCCCATCTCCTTCAATCATGGCCGGATTCAGCACCAACAGGAAGTGGGAGGCCTCCACCGTCACCGATGGCGACATCATGAAGCTGAGGCAGGCCGGCTATTTGTCGGCCGACATTGCCCATCGGGCCCCCGAAGAGGGCCAGGTCATCCCTGCGCCCAAGCCGGGTGAAAGGgtcatattcctccctcatttccttAGGGGGTTGGATTTCCTCTGCACCCCTTCGTAAGGGGGTTGATGTTCATTTATGGGCTAGAGTTTCATGATCTAGACCCCAACTCCCTCCTCCACATCTCGACCTTCATCATTTTCTATGAAGCTCCCCTTCGAGGCCGGCCACACTTCGACCTATGGCTGAAGGTGTTCaacatcaagcccaaggtggtgggcggtGACCATGCGGACTGTGTGGTGCCACGATCAGCAAGCGGACGCGGGTCCCGTGGCCGGAGGGCAAGTTCATCGACACCGTTaaggtgtggcaaaaggaatggttctacatcactgagccaagGGATGCCGCCTGGGGAGCGGCTCGCATATTCTGGTCTGGACCCCCTACCAGACTGGCTCGTGGACCACCATGAGTCTGGACTGGGGGTGCGTTGCTCAAGCAAAGGCGTTGTAGAAGCGTGTCATTAGCATAATGGAGACCGGCGCGAAGCTGGTCGGCGTGGTCCAGATCATACTCAACTGCCGACTCCTCCCTTGCCAGGAGAGGACCAAACCAATGTGGGAGCAGGAGCCCGAGGATCCGGCCATCGTGCAACACCTCTTTGGCACAACCCATGCATGATACAATATCAGGCCAGCTGTTCAAGCCTTAGAAGGAGTGGTCGGTCGAGGGGAAGGACGTCGGCCGTGAGGCCACTAACCCCCCAAAGGAGGTGAGAAACATTCATCTTCAACGTGTATTCGGATATTCACGCCGCATACGATTCGGTATGAACCTCTATGCGGATTTTGCAGGGCTGGGTCACCAAGGCCGAGAAGATCAATGGCCTAGCACCGCTGCCTGAAGAGCCCCGATCAgagtagtgatgacccacaagtataggggatctatcatagtcctttcgataagtaagagtgtcgaacccaacgaggagcagaaggacatcactagcggttttcagcaaggtattctctgcaagcactggaattatcggtaacagatagttgtgtgataagataaatcataacgggtaacaagtaataaaagtaactaaggtgcagcaaggtggcccaatcctttttgtagcaaaggacaagcctggacaaactcttatataaagcaaagtgctcccgaggacacatgtgaattactgtcaagctagttttcatcatgctcatatggtttgcgttcgttactttgataatttgatatgtagggtggaccggtgcttgggtgctgcccttccttggataagcctcccacttatgattaacccctctcgcaagcatccgcaactacgaaagaaaaattaagataaatctagcatgaaacatatggatccaaatcagccccttacgaagcaactcataaactagggtttacgcttctgtcactctagcaacccatcatctacttattatttcccaatgccttcccctaggcccaaatcatggtgaagtgtcatgtagtcgacgctcacataacaccactggaggaaagacaacatacatcttatcaaaacatcgaacgaatacgaaattcacatgattacttataacaagacttctcccacgtcctcagggacaaacgtaactactcagaaagcatattcatgttcataatcaaaggggtattaaatagcattaagaatctgaacgtatgatcttccacggattaaaccaactagcatcaactacaaggagtaatcaacactactagcaacccacaagtaccaatctgaggttttgagacaaagatcagatacaagagatgaactagggtttgagaggagatggtgctggtgaatatgttgatggagattgagcccctctcgatgagaggatcgttggcgatgacgatgacgattatttccccctccgggagggaagtttccctggcagaacagctctgccggagccctagattggttctgcccaagttccgcctcgggacggtggcgcttcatcctgaaagcttcatcttgctttttctaggtaaaaacccttcatatagcaaagATGGGCACTGGGCCCTGCCAGGTGGGCggcaaggcagggaggcgcgcctaggaGGTAGGGCGCACCacccacccttgtggctgcctaGTGGGTTCCCTCAGGTGGTTTCTTCGCCCAATatctttttatatattccaaaataattctccgtgaagtttcaggacttttggagttgtgcagaataggtctctcgaaTTTGCAACtttcaggtctagaattccaactgccggcattctccctctttgtgtagaccttgtaaaataagggagaaaaggcataagtatgctgccataatgtgtaataacagcccataatgcaataaatatcaatataacacatcatgcaaaatggacgtatcaagcagcTGGAACAACTGTTAGTTGTGGTGCCTTATAAGGCACCGaacaagaagggcaagaagaaagAAGTACCTGAGGCCAGGGCGGGCCTCCGCCGCAGGGCTCGTCCGGGCAACCGGTCTGGGGACACTGCGGTCGCATTCGTACATGATGGGGATGAGGACAAGGAGGAGAGCGCCTCCTCACGCTCCAAAAAGAGGGCGGCGCCTGAGGACGTCGAAGAGGTTCAACCTTCTCCTACCTCGAAGATACGGTGCCGGCCTAAGCTGGTCCTGTCTGACAGCTCAGACTCCAACAAGGTTTCGGAGAGGAGACCCAGTGTCAAGCCCCATGCGACGAGGTACATATCGTGACATTTTTAATTGATCTATCTTTCAGCAGTCCCTCGTAGAATGTAGATTGATTGTTTCTTTTCGTGGTGTAGCCATTTGCGTGGCCACCCTTCCGAGGAGACCTTGGAAGGGACGTCCCTGCCCGCCGAACTGGTGGACAGTGGCTCACGTTCTGCACCTCCTCCAGTCCCAGAAGAGGTTGGAAAGGTGGTGTCGCGAAAGACCCCTCCTCCTCTGAACTCAGGGGAGGAGGTCGACGCCACCATGACCGAGGCCAATGCCTCGATCATTGAAGACCAGGGGGCATCCCTCCTTGATAACGCGTGAAGGGGTCCGGACCATCCGGATCCCATCAGTCGTCCGCTCCNNNNNNNNNNNNNNNNNNNNNNNNNNNNNNNNNNNNNNNNNNNNNNNNNNNNNNNNNNNNNNNNNNNNNNNNNNNNNNNNNNNNNNNNNNNNNNNNNNNNNNNNNNNNNNNNNNNNNNNNNNNNNNNNNNNNNNNNNNNNNNNNNNNNNNNNNNNNNNNNNNNNNNNNNNNNNNNNNNNNNNNNNNNNNNNNNNNNNNNNNNNNNNNNNNNNNNNNNNNNNNNNNNNNNNNNNNNNNNNNNNNNNNNNNNNNNNNNNNNNNNNNNNNNNNNNNNNNNNNNNNNNNNNNNNNNNNNNNNNNNNNNNNNNNNNNNNNNNNNNNNNNNNNNNNNNNNNNNNNNNNNNNNNNNNNNNNNNNNNNNNNNNNNNNNNNNNNNNNNNNNNNNNNNNNNNNNNNNNNNNNNNNNNNNNNNNNNNNNNNNNNNNNNNNNNNNNNNNNNNNNNNNNNNNNNNNNNNNNNNNNNNNNNNNNNNNNNNNNNNNNNNNNNNNNNNNNNNNNNNNNNNNNNNNNNNNNNNNNNNNNNNNNNNNNNNNNNNNNNNNNNNNNNNNNNNNNNNNNNNNNNNNNNNNNNNNNNNNNNNNNNNNNNNNNNNNNNNNNNNNNNNNNNNNNNNNNNNNNNNNNNNNNNNNNNNNNNNNNNNNNNNNNNNNNNNNNNNNNNNNNNNNNNNNNNNNNNNNNNNNNNNNNNNNNNNNNNNNNNNNNNNNNNNNNNNNNNNNNNNNNNNNNNNNNNNNNNNNNNNNNNNNNNNNNNNNNNNNNNNNNNN
It contains:
- the LOC119342153 gene encoding glycine-rich cell wall structural protein 1.0-like, encoding MMPAMGKDIHFGSSIGGAGGTNTANGGNGGNIGAPASRADSCAKPQQELPSLTHQYAEQYVYAYPAPPAYGGPPKPPPAYRYGYGYGGGGSGGYGYGYGYPEPDGIWDEPAGAYGGGRYHPPQPPYYHGGGRGGYPSPQFGRGAGAGSYSYYGGGGGGGGGYPPSSFPTAGGGGGGGGHGVSNAYGGPPQQKPHVSAGWLAAGAATAYGAYQHHMRKHHGGGGHGYRHGHGGYDDGCTCGGDGYGYGCRGCAPHMHMHGEFEHEEHTNIKYSAHHDGKCNDAVKKKCNDAASSPPVTVLDK